In Rhineura floridana isolate rRhiFlo1 chromosome 6, rRhiFlo1.hap2, whole genome shotgun sequence, one genomic interval encodes:
- the TMEM183A gene encoding transmembrane protein 183A isoform X4 — protein sequence MAPRDRPVAVSPSAMRKRGARKRLKFRANDVCLERVTVADYANSDPAVVKSGRVKKAVANAVQQEVKSLCGLEASCVPSDEILSVAEFCGSSDEMDSKDVTNDIILSRKKKSKRHKENSDGVIGKEYPIDIWLLLASYIRPEDTVNFSLICKRAWIVTCTAAFWTRLYRRHYNKNASLPVRLQPESIEKMYCLRACVIRSLYHMYKPFVSRVARNPAIPETTPSTLENSKCLLFWSKKVDRQSSLWEFSFKFQRQNMKKQCNKTDMNCI from the exons ATGGCGCCCCGAGACCGACCGGTAGCTGTATCTCCTTCCGCCATGCGCAAGCGTGGGGCCCGAAAGCGTCTCAAGTTTCGGGCCAACGACGTCTGCTTAGAGCGCG TGACAGTGGCCGACTACGCCAACTCGGATCCCGCTGTAGTGAAATCTGGGCGCGTGAAGAAGGCTGTGGCCAACGCGGTGCAGCAGGAAG TAAAATCACTTTGTGGTTTGGAAGCCTCTTGTGTACCTAGTGATGAAATATTATCAGTGGCAGAGTTTTGTGGCAGTAGTGATGAAATGGATTCTAAGGACGTCACAAATGATATAATATTAtctagaaaaaagaaaagcaaaaggcatAAAG AAAATTCTGATGGGGTAATCGGTAAAGAATATCCCATCGATATTTGGTTGTTGCTGGCATCCTACATACGTCCAGAAGATACTGtgaatttttctcttatttgtaAAAGAGCCTGGATTGTCACTTGTACTGCTGCTTTTTGGACCAGACTTTACAGAAG gCACTACAATAAGAATGCATCCCTCCCAGTCCGTTTACAGCCAGAGTCAATAGAAAAGATGTACTGCCTTCGTGCGTGTGTAATTCGTTCTTTATACCATATGTATAAACCTTTTGTTTCTCGGGTAGCCAGGAATCCAGCTATCCCAGAGACTACTCCAAGCACTCTAGAAAATTCAAAA TGTCTGCTTTTCTGGTCTAAAAAAGTTGATCGACAATCTTCACTGTGGGAATTCAGCTTCAAATTCCAAAGGCAG AATATGAAAAAGCAATGCAACAAAACTGATATGAATTGCATATAG
- the TMEM183A gene encoding transmembrane protein 183A isoform X2 → MAPRDRPVAVSPSAMRKRGARKRLKFRANDVCLERVTVADYANSDPAVVKSGRVKKAVANAVQQEVKSLCGLEASCVPSDEILSVAEFCGSSDEMDSKDVTNDIILSRKKKSKRHKENSDGVIGKEYPIDIWLLLASYIRPEDTVNFSLICKRAWIVTCTAAFWTRLYRRHYNKNASLPVRLQPESIEKMYCLRACVIRSLYHMYKPFVSRVARNPAIPETTPSTLENSKCLLFWSKKVDRQSSLWEFSFKFQRQITTLNFIYVPIVMGMTVSLFTINVSTDMRHHRVKMVFHDSPLWSGKKTRFDHGVQLVMDPVHGVRLFDWWHPQFLSSYI, encoded by the exons ATGGCGCCCCGAGACCGACCGGTAGCTGTATCTCCTTCCGCCATGCGCAAGCGTGGGGCCCGAAAGCGTCTCAAGTTTCGGGCCAACGACGTCTGCTTAGAGCGCG TGACAGTGGCCGACTACGCCAACTCGGATCCCGCTGTAGTGAAATCTGGGCGCGTGAAGAAGGCTGTGGCCAACGCGGTGCAGCAGGAAG TAAAATCACTTTGTGGTTTGGAAGCCTCTTGTGTACCTAGTGATGAAATATTATCAGTGGCAGAGTTTTGTGGCAGTAGTGATGAAATGGATTCTAAGGACGTCACAAATGATATAATATTAtctagaaaaaagaaaagcaaaaggcatAAAG AAAATTCTGATGGGGTAATCGGTAAAGAATATCCCATCGATATTTGGTTGTTGCTGGCATCCTACATACGTCCAGAAGATACTGtgaatttttctcttatttgtaAAAGAGCCTGGATTGTCACTTGTACTGCTGCTTTTTGGACCAGACTTTACAGAAG gCACTACAATAAGAATGCATCCCTCCCAGTCCGTTTACAGCCAGAGTCAATAGAAAAGATGTACTGCCTTCGTGCGTGTGTAATTCGTTCTTTATACCATATGTATAAACCTTTTGTTTCTCGGGTAGCCAGGAATCCAGCTATCCCAGAGACTACTCCAAGCACTCTAGAAAATTCAAAA TGTCTGCTTTTCTGGTCTAAAAAAGTTGATCGACAATCTTCACTGTGGGAATTCAGCTTCAAATTCCAAAGGCAG ATCACTACCCTCAACTTTATATATGTTCCTATAGTCATGGGCATGACAGTTAGCTTG TTCACAATAAATGTGAGCACTGATATGAGGCATCACAGAGTGAAAATGGTGTTCCATGATTCTCCACTTTGGAGTGGCAAGAAGACCAGGTTTGACCATGGAGTACAACTTGTAATGGATCCTGTGCATGGTGTGCGCCTTTTTGATTGGTGGCACCCACAGTTCCTCTCTTCATACATCTGA
- the TMEM183A gene encoding transmembrane protein 183A isoform X1, with product MAPRDRPVAVSPSAMRKRGARKRLKFRANDVCLERVTVADYANSDPAVVKSGRVKKAVANAVQQEVKSLCGLEASCVPSDEILSVAEFCGSSDEMDSKDVTNDIILSRKKKSKRHKENSDGVIGKEYPIDIWLLLASYIRPEDTVNFSLICKRAWIVTCTAAFWTRLYRRHYNKNASLPVRLQPESIEKMYCLRACVIRSLYHMYKPFVSRVARNPAIPETTPSTLENSKCLLFWSKKVDRQSSLWEFSFKFQRQSPKFKNNCSKRLQPPIRYEDVHMNPDHDCCLLQITTLNFIYVPIVMGMTVSLFTINVSTDMRHHRVKMVFHDSPLWSGKKTRFDHGVQLVMDPVHGVRLFDWWHPQFLSSYI from the exons ATGGCGCCCCGAGACCGACCGGTAGCTGTATCTCCTTCCGCCATGCGCAAGCGTGGGGCCCGAAAGCGTCTCAAGTTTCGGGCCAACGACGTCTGCTTAGAGCGCG TGACAGTGGCCGACTACGCCAACTCGGATCCCGCTGTAGTGAAATCTGGGCGCGTGAAGAAGGCTGTGGCCAACGCGGTGCAGCAGGAAG TAAAATCACTTTGTGGTTTGGAAGCCTCTTGTGTACCTAGTGATGAAATATTATCAGTGGCAGAGTTTTGTGGCAGTAGTGATGAAATGGATTCTAAGGACGTCACAAATGATATAATATTAtctagaaaaaagaaaagcaaaaggcatAAAG AAAATTCTGATGGGGTAATCGGTAAAGAATATCCCATCGATATTTGGTTGTTGCTGGCATCCTACATACGTCCAGAAGATACTGtgaatttttctcttatttgtaAAAGAGCCTGGATTGTCACTTGTACTGCTGCTTTTTGGACCAGACTTTACAGAAG gCACTACAATAAGAATGCATCCCTCCCAGTCCGTTTACAGCCAGAGTCAATAGAAAAGATGTACTGCCTTCGTGCGTGTGTAATTCGTTCTTTATACCATATGTATAAACCTTTTGTTTCTCGGGTAGCCAGGAATCCAGCTATCCCAGAGACTACTCCAAGCACTCTAGAAAATTCAAAA TGTCTGCTTTTCTGGTCTAAAAAAGTTGATCGACAATCTTCACTGTGGGAATTCAGCTTCAAATTCCAAAGGCAG TCTCCCAAGTTCAAGAATAACTGTTCAAAACGTCTTCAACCACCCATCCGGTATGAAGATGTCCACATGAACCCTGATCATGATTGCTGTCTGTTGCAGATCACTACCCTCAACTTTATATATGTTCCTATAGTCATGGGCATGACAGTTAGCTTG TTCACAATAAATGTGAGCACTGATATGAGGCATCACAGAGTGAAAATGGTGTTCCATGATTCTCCACTTTGGAGTGGCAAGAAGACCAGGTTTGACCATGGAGTACAACTTGTAATGGATCCTGTGCATGGTGTGCGCCTTTTTGATTGGTGGCACCCACAGTTCCTCTCTTCATACATCTGA
- the TMEM183A gene encoding transmembrane protein 183A isoform X3 produces the protein MAPRDRPVAVSPSAMRKRGARKRLKFRANDVCLERVTVADYANSDPAVVKSGRVKKAVANAVQQEVKSLCGLEASCVPSDEILSVAEFCGSSDEMDSKDVTNDIILSRKKKSKRHKENSDGVIGKEYPIDIWLLLASYIRPEDTVNFSLICKRAWIVTCTAAFWTRLYRRHYNKNASLPVRLQPESIEKMYCLRACVIRSLYHMYKPFVSRVARNPAIPETTPSTLENSKCSFCGTLELLWCQQKFTLKDTPTVWSSSPHGTQLKGRTADMWMTSSAP, from the exons ATGGCGCCCCGAGACCGACCGGTAGCTGTATCTCCTTCCGCCATGCGCAAGCGTGGGGCCCGAAAGCGTCTCAAGTTTCGGGCCAACGACGTCTGCTTAGAGCGCG TGACAGTGGCCGACTACGCCAACTCGGATCCCGCTGTAGTGAAATCTGGGCGCGTGAAGAAGGCTGTGGCCAACGCGGTGCAGCAGGAAG TAAAATCACTTTGTGGTTTGGAAGCCTCTTGTGTACCTAGTGATGAAATATTATCAGTGGCAGAGTTTTGTGGCAGTAGTGATGAAATGGATTCTAAGGACGTCACAAATGATATAATATTAtctagaaaaaagaaaagcaaaaggcatAAAG AAAATTCTGATGGGGTAATCGGTAAAGAATATCCCATCGATATTTGGTTGTTGCTGGCATCCTACATACGTCCAGAAGATACTGtgaatttttctcttatttgtaAAAGAGCCTGGATTGTCACTTGTACTGCTGCTTTTTGGACCAGACTTTACAGAAG gCACTACAATAAGAATGCATCCCTCCCAGTCCGTTTACAGCCAGAGTCAATAGAAAAGATGTACTGCCTTCGTGCGTGTGTAATTCGTTCTTTATACCATATGTATAAACCTTTTGTTTCTCGGGTAGCCAGGAATCCAGCTATCCCAGAGACTACTCCAAGCACTCTAGAAAATTCAAAA tGTAGCTTCTGTGGGACACTGGAGCTGTTGTGGTGTCAGCAGAAGTTTACCCTTAAGGACACCCCCACTGTTTGGAGCAGCAGCCCACATGGTACACAACTGAAGGGTAGGACAGCTGACATGTGGATGACATCCTCTGCCCCTTAG